A single genomic interval of Pieris rapae chromosome 23, ilPieRapa1.1, whole genome shotgun sequence harbors:
- the LOC111003143 gene encoding uncharacterized protein LOC111003143 isoform X2, which translates to MYKIEVDPKLFITCRLCLDEMGQYQIVPNVQAQIKFCFDIDVDPFDGLPQLICKKCETILSDFHEKKKTYQEKQLGLKKNAKPNCIVVVPLQQQDTVSSTQSSIPETKPQQSFKLTLKKKPISPEPNLNDSIVIKNHDTKTVRPWRKNYNKYFACKFCEVVYRNKKILITHMEKHSALLEKYGHILKKCKIQLPRIDEKTNFVSSNDMVVMDENHILLNKYDQYRVMYIQKSSSHRGKKNSSDSSDDDTSKRKRKRLRLVSQSSNETVVLEDPIQKDLEKPGSSKNKLQNNVIECVDIDSSDHETPSPKTYEGPKKIIREVVASCVKKYLNNDNDKSRDIQLKHKILSIGRKIVNNKSFNCNGLLRYLEHKNLDIEWNPRVSQNPETECVHIRTKVQDNKNDTEPRWVIASGLTGSDGNTYMENLQKILVNDEFPTPDANSTQDSTIEQMPNDNGDKMLLKLLKTNSVANPKVKKTETTKSVSSSGENLSMPIITNTVSLADAVSEQVNDKPNEPIPFVPRIKVKSASQLMADKSTNKTITETTPAQVAWTIPEKPQNQFEPEWVVMHTVELPRTKTLSPFKYFQNLLQMHGITLLDTTALVPNDFVSLIKFKSVFKQETKRVTLSLGLLSDSKQFYIKVTESTNEQLDINTLIPTWQWEILSLYKSEIATNILENSKKISQKMYESTNYFVSLLRSIVFKRS; encoded by the exons ATGTATAAAATAGAAGTGGATCCGAAGCTTTTTATAACTTGTCGATTATGTTTAGATGAAATGGGCCAGTATCAAATAGTTCCAAATGTACAAGCACAAATAAAGTTCTGTTTTGATATAGAT GTCGATCCCTTTGATGGTCTACCTCAGTTGATCTGCAAAAAATGTGAGACTATTCTGTCAGACTTCcatgaaaaaaagaaaacctaTCAAGAAAAGCAACTCggtcttaaaaaaaatgcaaagcCTAATTGT ATTGTGGTGGTACCTTTACAACAGCAGGATACTGTATCGTCAACACAATCGAGTATACCTGAAACAAAGCCTCAACAATCATTTAAGTTGACTTTAAAGAAGAAACCAATATCCCCAGAgccaaatttaaatgattcaattgttataaaaaatcatgatACCAAAACAGTACGACCATGGCGTAAAAATTACAACAAGTACTTCGCGTGCAAATTTTGCGAAGTCGTGTACAGGAATAAAAAGATTCTCATAACACATATGGAAAAGCACAGTGCGTTGCTAGAAAAATATGGCCACATActaaagaaatgtaaaatcCAACTGCCCAGAATCGATGAGAAAACTAATTTTGTCAGCTCTAACGACATGGTTGTTATGGATGAAAATCATATTCTACTAAACAAATATGATCAATACCGCGTGatgtacatacaaaaatcttcTAGTCATCGGGGGAAAAAAAATTCTTCCGACTCCTCAGATGATGATACCAGTAAACGTAAACGTAAAAGATTAAGGCTAGTTTCTCAAAGCTCCAATGAGACAGTTGTATTAGAAGATCCCATACAGAAAGATTTAGAAAAACCCGGTtcgagtaaaaataaattacaaaataatgttattgaaTGTGTAGATATTGATTCTTCAGATCATGAGACACCAAGTCCCAAAACTTATGAAGGacctaaaaaaatcattcgCGAGGTGGTTGCTTCCTGCGTCAAGAAATATTTGAACAATGACAACGACAAGAGTAGGGATATACAGttgaaacataaaattctaAGCATTGGCCGAAAAATCGTCAATAACAAATCATTTAATTGCAACGGCCTATTGCGTTACTTGGAACACAAAAATCTTGATATTGAATGGAATCCTAGAGTTAGTCAAAATCCAGAAACGGAATGCGTTCATATAAGAACTAAAGTGCAGgacaataaaaatgatactGAACCTCGTTGGGTTATTGCGAGCGGACTAACTGGTTCAGACGGTAACACTTATAtggaaaatttacaaaaaatactagtaaATGATGAGTTTCCAACTCCCGATGCGAATTCAACACAAGACTCTACAATAGAGCAAATGCCTAACGATAATGGCGATAAAATGCtattaaagcttttaaaaacaaattccgTTGCGAATCCCAAAGTGAAAAAGACAGAGACAACCAAAAGTGTCTCCTCTAGCGGAGAAAATCTATCTATGCCCATCATTACAAACACAGTATCCTTGGCCGATGCAGTGAGTGAACAAGTGAATGACAAACCAAACGAGCCGATACCATTTGTGCCGcgaataaaagttaaatccGCCTCCCAGTTAATGGCAGACAAAAGCACTAACAAGACTATAACTGAGACAACACCCGCCCAAGTTGCTTGGACAATACCAGAAAAACCCCAGAACCAATTCGAACCCGAATGGGTGGTGATGCATACAGTCGAATTGCCGCGAACAAAAACCCTATCGCCTTTCAAATACTTTCAAAATCTACTTCAAATGCATGGCATTACCTTGTTGGACACCACAGCCCTGGTGCCTAATGATTTCGTTTctctaataaaattcaaatcagTGTTTAAACAAGAAACAAAGCGCGTAACACTATCGCTGGGGCTTCTTAGTGATTCAAAACAGTTCTATATTAAAGTTACCGAATCAACGAATGAACAATTggatattaatacattaataccGACATGGCAATGGGAAATCCTTTCTCTATATAAAAGTGAGATTGCTACTAATATATTGGAGAATTCGAAGAAAATCAGCCAAAAAATGTACGAGTCGAcgaattattttgttagtctGTTGCGGTCTATCGTATTTAAGAGGTCTTAG
- the LOC111003143 gene encoding uncharacterized protein LOC111003143 isoform X1: MICCRMYKIEVDPKLFITCRLCLDEMGQYQIVPNVQAQIKFCFDIDVDPFDGLPQLICKKCETILSDFHEKKKTYQEKQLGLKKNAKPNCIVVVPLQQQDTVSSTQSSIPETKPQQSFKLTLKKKPISPEPNLNDSIVIKNHDTKTVRPWRKNYNKYFACKFCEVVYRNKKILITHMEKHSALLEKYGHILKKCKIQLPRIDEKTNFVSSNDMVVMDENHILLNKYDQYRVMYIQKSSSHRGKKNSSDSSDDDTSKRKRKRLRLVSQSSNETVVLEDPIQKDLEKPGSSKNKLQNNVIECVDIDSSDHETPSPKTYEGPKKIIREVVASCVKKYLNNDNDKSRDIQLKHKILSIGRKIVNNKSFNCNGLLRYLEHKNLDIEWNPRVSQNPETECVHIRTKVQDNKNDTEPRWVIASGLTGSDGNTYMENLQKILVNDEFPTPDANSTQDSTIEQMPNDNGDKMLLKLLKTNSVANPKVKKTETTKSVSSSGENLSMPIITNTVSLADAVSEQVNDKPNEPIPFVPRIKVKSASQLMADKSTNKTITETTPAQVAWTIPEKPQNQFEPEWVVMHTVELPRTKTLSPFKYFQNLLQMHGITLLDTTALVPNDFVSLIKFKSVFKQETKRVTLSLGLLSDSKQFYIKVTESTNEQLDINTLIPTWQWEILSLYKSEIATNILENSKKISQKMYESTNYFVSLLRSIVFKRS, translated from the exons ATG aTCTGTTGTAGAATGTATAAAATAGAAGTGGATCCGAAGCTTTTTATAACTTGTCGATTATGTTTAGATGAAATGGGCCAGTATCAAATAGTTCCAAATGTACAAGCACAAATAAAGTTCTGTTTTGATATAGAT GTCGATCCCTTTGATGGTCTACCTCAGTTGATCTGCAAAAAATGTGAGACTATTCTGTCAGACTTCcatgaaaaaaagaaaacctaTCAAGAAAAGCAACTCggtcttaaaaaaaatgcaaagcCTAATTGT ATTGTGGTGGTACCTTTACAACAGCAGGATACTGTATCGTCAACACAATCGAGTATACCTGAAACAAAGCCTCAACAATCATTTAAGTTGACTTTAAAGAAGAAACCAATATCCCCAGAgccaaatttaaatgattcaattgttataaaaaatcatgatACCAAAACAGTACGACCATGGCGTAAAAATTACAACAAGTACTTCGCGTGCAAATTTTGCGAAGTCGTGTACAGGAATAAAAAGATTCTCATAACACATATGGAAAAGCACAGTGCGTTGCTAGAAAAATATGGCCACATActaaagaaatgtaaaatcCAACTGCCCAGAATCGATGAGAAAACTAATTTTGTCAGCTCTAACGACATGGTTGTTATGGATGAAAATCATATTCTACTAAACAAATATGATCAATACCGCGTGatgtacatacaaaaatcttcTAGTCATCGGGGGAAAAAAAATTCTTCCGACTCCTCAGATGATGATACCAGTAAACGTAAACGTAAAAGATTAAGGCTAGTTTCTCAAAGCTCCAATGAGACAGTTGTATTAGAAGATCCCATACAGAAAGATTTAGAAAAACCCGGTtcgagtaaaaataaattacaaaataatgttattgaaTGTGTAGATATTGATTCTTCAGATCATGAGACACCAAGTCCCAAAACTTATGAAGGacctaaaaaaatcattcgCGAGGTGGTTGCTTCCTGCGTCAAGAAATATTTGAACAATGACAACGACAAGAGTAGGGATATACAGttgaaacataaaattctaAGCATTGGCCGAAAAATCGTCAATAACAAATCATTTAATTGCAACGGCCTATTGCGTTACTTGGAACACAAAAATCTTGATATTGAATGGAATCCTAGAGTTAGTCAAAATCCAGAAACGGAATGCGTTCATATAAGAACTAAAGTGCAGgacaataaaaatgatactGAACCTCGTTGGGTTATTGCGAGCGGACTAACTGGTTCAGACGGTAACACTTATAtggaaaatttacaaaaaatactagtaaATGATGAGTTTCCAACTCCCGATGCGAATTCAACACAAGACTCTACAATAGAGCAAATGCCTAACGATAATGGCGATAAAATGCtattaaagcttttaaaaacaaattccgTTGCGAATCCCAAAGTGAAAAAGACAGAGACAACCAAAAGTGTCTCCTCTAGCGGAGAAAATCTATCTATGCCCATCATTACAAACACAGTATCCTTGGCCGATGCAGTGAGTGAACAAGTGAATGACAAACCAAACGAGCCGATACCATTTGTGCCGcgaataaaagttaaatccGCCTCCCAGTTAATGGCAGACAAAAGCACTAACAAGACTATAACTGAGACAACACCCGCCCAAGTTGCTTGGACAATACCAGAAAAACCCCAGAACCAATTCGAACCCGAATGGGTGGTGATGCATACAGTCGAATTGCCGCGAACAAAAACCCTATCGCCTTTCAAATACTTTCAAAATCTACTTCAAATGCATGGCATTACCTTGTTGGACACCACAGCCCTGGTGCCTAATGATTTCGTTTctctaataaaattcaaatcagTGTTTAAACAAGAAACAAAGCGCGTAACACTATCGCTGGGGCTTCTTAGTGATTCAAAACAGTTCTATATTAAAGTTACCGAATCAACGAATGAACAATTggatattaatacattaataccGACATGGCAATGGGAAATCCTTTCTCTATATAAAAGTGAGATTGCTACTAATATATTGGAGAATTCGAAGAAAATCAGCCAAAAAATGTACGAGTCGAcgaattattttgttagtctGTTGCGGTCTATCGTATTTAAGAGGTCTTAG